In Methanolobus chelungpuianus, a genomic segment contains:
- a CDS encoding sensor histidine kinase — protein sequence MWEKKNRWNLVIFAVIVLLLVGSIFFLWMKANLEVRSIVEEQYQTQQLILTQYVSSSIAELLNERVLLLEVVARKQQGVPEDLFMSEFETVYAVADIYYVLEFIDAGGTVVSGYPAERVPHGYNLYSNDMTWAFEHVRDTGQVYVSEPVTTMEGIFGAYVWVPVFENGQFRGSILGIVSDESILEQFETSSDSKSYVYIVDDSGMILYDESGIFEKGASYLDHGDSVGDERLRIIEEQMRGQVGNGKYWLETPEGSEYVLVSYSPIKWHNQQWSVGLTSPGDAVDDIIISVYVKLFTVAAVSVLFILFVSSQVYFILLNWNKTLEREVERKTAELQQSNESLTSANTKLKELDRLKNEFLSMVSHELKTPLTAMKTSSEFLLEDTCDPNVRKQMLALIVRNVDRQARLVDDLLDISRIESNRMKFNIEPVSLQEALEHSLETIRRFSESKGVALVNDVPSSMEAVLADKDKLVQVFVNLLNNAVKFTPRGGKVTVRAREIGDRVEVTVTDTGIGIDQSHLDHVFDKFYQIDSTSTRAAGGCGLGLAITKGLIEGMDGSIRAESEPCTGSKFIFTLIRAGN from the coding sequence ATGTGGGAAAAAAAGAACAGATGGAACCTTGTAATTTTTGCAGTGATAGTGTTGCTGCTGGTTGGCTCCATCTTTTTTCTCTGGATGAAGGCAAATCTTGAGGTCAGGTCCATCGTGGAGGAACAGTACCAAACCCAGCAGCTCATCCTGACCCAGTATGTTTCTTCTTCCATTGCAGAGCTGCTGAACGAGCGAGTGCTCTTGCTGGAGGTGGTGGCGCGGAAACAGCAGGGGGTTCCGGAAGACCTGTTCATGTCCGAGTTCGAGACAGTATATGCAGTGGCAGATATCTACTACGTGCTGGAGTTCATTGATGCCGGCGGTACCGTGGTATCCGGGTATCCCGCTGAACGTGTGCCTCACGGCTACAACCTTTATTCCAATGATATGACCTGGGCATTCGAGCATGTCAGGGACACAGGACAGGTCTACGTATCAGAGCCTGTGACCACGATGGAGGGTATTTTCGGAGCCTATGTGTGGGTTCCTGTTTTCGAGAACGGTCAGTTCAGGGGTTCCATCCTCGGCATTGTTTCGGACGAGAGCATCCTCGAGCAGTTCGAAACCAGTTCCGACAGCAAGAGCTATGTCTATATCGTAGATGATAGCGGGATGATACTGTATGACGAGTCCGGTATCTTTGAGAAAGGCGCAAGTTACCTGGATCATGGGGATTCTGTTGGTGACGAACGCCTGCGCATCATTGAAGAGCAGATGAGAGGTCAGGTTGGCAATGGCAAGTACTGGCTGGAAACCCCTGAAGGCAGTGAGTATGTGCTTGTTTCATATTCGCCAATAAAATGGCACAATCAGCAATGGTCTGTGGGCCTTACAAGCCCCGGTGATGCTGTTGACGACATAATTATCTCGGTTTATGTAAAACTGTTCACGGTGGCAGCGGTCTCTGTCCTGTTCATTCTGTTCGTGAGCTCTCAGGTCTATTTCATACTTCTTAACTGGAACAAGACCCTTGAGCGGGAGGTGGAGAGAAAGACGGCCGAACTCCAGCAGTCCAATGAGTCGCTGACATCTGCCAACACAAAGCTCAAGGAACTTGACCGGCTGAAGAACGAGTTCCTGTCCATGGTCTCCCATGAGCTCAAGACTCCGCTCACGGCCATGAAGACCTCGAGCGAGTTCCTGCTGGAGGACACTTGTGATCCCAATGTCAGGAAGCAAATGCTTGCACTCATAGTACGCAACGTTGACCGGCAGGCGAGACTTGTGGATGACCTCCTCGATATCTCCCGGATCGAGTCCAACAGGATGAAGTTCAATATTGAGCCAGTGAGCCTGCAGGAGGCCCTGGAGCACTCTCTTGAGACCATCCGCCGCTTCTCGGAAAGCAAAGGGGTCGCTCTCGTTAATGACGTGCCTTCGTCGATGGAAGCGGTTCTTGCAGATAAGGATAAGCTTGTCCAGGTGTTCGTCAACCTCCTGAACAACGCTGTCAAATTCACCCCTCGCGGCGGGAAAGTGACCGTCCGTGCACGTGAGATCGGTGATAGGGTGGAGGTCACGGTCACAGATACGGGCATAGGCATTGATCAGTCCCATCTGGATCATGTATTTGATAAGTTCTATCAGATCGACAGCACATCCACCCGTGCCGCCGGGGGCTGCGGACTGGGACTCGCGATCACAAAAGGTCTCATTGAAGGCATGGATGGCTCGATAAGGGCCGAGAGTGAACCCTGCACAGGCAGCAAGTTCATCTTCACACTGATAAGGGCGGGAAATTAG
- a CDS encoding response regulator, protein MNTENIDPEILALIESKPGISDAEIARSLGVDESLVRQRIAFLSDTREKILIVDEEIDASTALKVALEAEGYNVIEALDGYEGIRKAKSETPDVILLDIMMPGMDGFEVCRRLKADPASSHIPVIMLTAKGEIDDKVEGLELGADDYVTKPFNLKELKARIRMVLRRGAV, encoded by the coding sequence ATGAATACTGAGAACATTGATCCTGAGATCCTGGCGCTGATAGAGAGCAAACCCGGCATAAGCGATGCAGAGATAGCCAGATCACTTGGAGTGGATGAAAGTCTGGTCCGTCAGAGGATAGCCTTTCTTTCAGATACCCGTGAGAAGATCCTCATCGTGGACGAGGAGATCGACGCCTCCACCGCACTCAAGGTGGCGCTCGAGGCAGAAGGTTACAATGTTATAGAGGCCCTTGACGGATACGAGGGTATCCGCAAGGCAAAGTCTGAGACCCCTGACGTGATCCTCCTTGACATCATGATGCCAGGCATGGATGGCTTTGAGGTGTGCAGGCGCCTCAAGGCTGACCCGGCTTCCAGTCACATCCCTGTTATAATGCTCACTGCCAAGGGAGAGATTGACGACAAGGTGGAAGGACTCGAGCTGGGCGCAGACGATTACGTTACAAAACCTTTCAATCTCAAGGAGCTCAAAGCCCGTATAAGGATGGTGCTTCGAAGAGGCGCTGTCTGA
- a CDS encoding GerW family sporulation protein, whose amino-acid sequence MGLDDIIKEITHETESIVNTKTLVGEPTTWEGKTIMPIMKVSAGFGSAGGENHQGNGRDGYAGGGYAGVNMEPIGFVVISEEDVRLLTLSGRSSFNSIIDVIPELAARLPQTASRVREAGTHMAEDVNRRVRERKEKRSQEGKSSVTEMVREGAEKVGQRVKDMQAEEGSLTDRVRQGAEKVSQKVKDMRGGSEAETESQSDQPFGEKEPSEENKQAFGSRSMEEGGTGGSSQSFGGRGGA is encoded by the coding sequence ATGGGGTTAGATGACATAATCAAGGAAATAACTCATGAAACAGAGAGCATAGTGAACACGAAGACCTTGGTGGGCGAGCCCACTACCTGGGAAGGGAAGACCATAATGCCAATCATGAAAGTCTCTGCTGGTTTCGGAAGTGCAGGCGGTGAAAACCACCAGGGGAACGGCAGGGATGGGTATGCAGGTGGCGGATATGCAGGAGTCAATATGGAGCCCATCGGCTTTGTGGTCATTTCCGAAGAAGATGTTCGCTTACTGACGCTGTCAGGCAGGAGCAGCTTCAATAGCATTATTGATGTGATCCCTGAGCTGGCGGCCAGACTTCCTCAGACCGCATCGAGGGTAAGGGAGGCTGGCACCCACATGGCAGAGGACGTGAACCGGAGGGTGAGAGAGAGAAAGGAAAAGCGCTCACAGGAAGGTAAGAGTTCTGTAACTGAGATGGTCAGGGAAGGTGCAGAGAAAGTAGGCCAAAGAGTAAAAGACATGCAGGCTGAAGAGGGTTCCCTTACTGACAGGGTCAGGCAGGGTGCTGAGAAAGTATCCCAGAAGGTCAAGGATATGAGAGGCGGTTCAGAAGCAGAAACTGAAAGCCAGAGTGACCAGCCATTCGGGGAAAAAGAACCTTCAGAAGAGAACAAGCAGGCATTCGGGAGCCGTTCCATGGAAGAGGGCGGTACCGGTGGGAGCAGCCAGTCATTTGGCGGAAGAGGGGGAGCATGA
- a CDS encoding helix-turn-helix transcriptional regulator, with translation MEKTSIQELIASEQIRHALLILNEGPKESGGLASSLDVSISELPSITGLLEESYLITGKNGIYALTRIGELIVEKLKPLLCIETTMNAAEGFWRSRNLDFIPSPLLKKLHKLNSCTIIKPNFPDIYDYNREVHEMSKASGSVSVAATCLHPAFPELFSEILERRINLSLIFDICLFDKVRKDHSEHIRSLLKNRKVELYVYAEDMPFLSFKVNDACIELKLLTDKGTYDYKRLVCCSPDAVEWGKELFEHYRQQSVRVSAI, from the coding sequence ATGGAAAAGACATCAATTCAAGAACTAATCGCATCAGAACAGATAAGGCATGCACTTTTAATTTTGAACGAGGGTCCAAAAGAATCTGGCGGACTTGCATCATCTCTTGATGTGAGTATAAGTGAACTGCCTTCCATAACAGGGCTTTTGGAAGAAAGCTATCTTATCACCGGGAAAAATGGCATCTATGCACTTACCCGGATAGGAGAGCTGATTGTCGAGAAACTCAAGCCTCTCTTGTGCATTGAAACTACAATGAATGCCGCTGAGGGGTTCTGGAGAAGTCGTAATCTGGACTTCATACCTTCTCCTCTGCTTAAAAAGCTGCATAAGCTAAACTCCTGCACTATCATTAAACCCAATTTCCCGGACATTTACGATTATAACAGGGAAGTTCATGAGATGTCCAAGGCATCAGGCTCTGTCAGTGTGGCAGCTACCTGCCTGCATCCCGCTTTTCCGGAGCTGTTCTCTGAGATACTGGAAAGAAGGATCAACCTGTCCTTAATTTTCGACATCTGTCTGTTTGATAAGGTTAGAAAGGACCACAGTGAGCATATAAGAAGTCTTCTGAAGAACAGGAAGGTTGAACTTTATGTCTATGCCGAAGATATGCCTTTCCTTTCATTCAAAGTCAACGATGCATGTATTGAACTGAAACTGCTTACTGACAAGGGCACATACGATTACAAGCGCTTAGTCTGTTGCAGCCCTGATGCGGTGGAATGGGGTAAGGAACTTTTTGAGCACTATCGCCAGCAGTCTGTCAGGGTAAGTGCAATATAG
- a CDS encoding PAS domain-containing sensor histidine kinase, whose protein sequence is MIHKSADPHKKSSQKTRSNASLNSRVRQLSEELCLLSKELADTKEFYSERLENLNDVVFSIDNDGMFTYINSAIENITGYKVEEIIGTPYARYIHPEDLPGLMEDIRFTIAGERKPYMFRIIKKSGDITYVHTTSRPITHNGKITGINGLMVDIAMLKKVEMNLRKERDKAQKYLDVVAVSILATSREGKIFLINKKGCEILGYEERELTGKDFFETLLPEDIREEAKEEYRKLMEKEVTLKTSFESPVLTKSMETRTFEWNNMILEDENGKIQGLLTSGTDITDREKAIKALVMAKVVSDSAAQVKRDFITTMSHELRTPLNHVIGYSDILQKGDLGPLNEEQRKCTDIIVKSGERLMMIVNSIIEHSHIEEGSMKVEKKEFQLSSLIAAIEAFAMPLARKKKIELGFHLETGLRDIYSDENKLKTILYDLISNAIKFTPEKGSVSVRFTSADDITLTAIIEDTGIGISEEDRSKLFKPFSQVDSSLTRNFDGVGLGLYIVKEFVEMLEGSIEVESEPGKGSIFSFTIPVEKKQDKTGTSLVPPS, encoded by the coding sequence ATGATTCACAAAAGTGCAGACCCTCATAAGAAAAGCTCACAGAAAACACGCTCAAACGCATCCCTCAATTCCAGGGTCCGCCAGCTTAGTGAAGAACTCTGTTTGCTGAGTAAGGAACTGGCAGATACAAAAGAATTCTATAGTGAGCGCCTGGAGAATCTTAATGATGTAGTCTTCTCTATTGATAACGACGGCATGTTCACATACATAAACTCAGCTATCGAAAACATAACCGGATATAAGGTTGAAGAGATTATCGGAACACCTTATGCAAGATATATACACCCGGAAGATCTTCCGGGGCTGATGGAAGATATCAGGTTTACGATCGCAGGCGAGAGAAAACCCTACATGTTCCGCATAATAAAGAAATCGGGAGATATCACCTATGTGCATACCACATCCCGCCCGATCACGCACAATGGAAAGATCACAGGCATTAACGGCCTGATGGTCGATATCGCCATGCTTAAGAAAGTCGAGATGAACCTCAGGAAGGAGAGGGATAAAGCCCAGAAGTATCTTGACGTGGTAGCTGTCAGTATACTTGCCACCAGCAGGGAAGGGAAGATCTTCCTCATAAACAAGAAAGGCTGCGAGATCCTTGGATATGAGGAACGCGAACTTACAGGAAAGGACTTTTTTGAGACCCTGCTGCCAGAGGATATCAGAGAAGAGGCAAAGGAGGAATACAGGAAGCTGATGGAAAAGGAAGTGACCCTCAAGACCAGTTTTGAATCACCGGTCCTGACCAAAAGCATGGAAACCAGAACATTCGAATGGAACAACATGATCCTTGAAGACGAGAATGGAAAGATCCAGGGACTCCTTACATCAGGCACTGACATAACTGACAGAGAGAAAGCTATAAAGGCCCTTGTCATGGCGAAAGTCGTTTCAGATAGCGCTGCCCAGGTTAAAAGAGATTTCATTACAACCATGAGTCATGAGCTAAGGACTCCGCTCAACCATGTCATCGGCTATTCTGACATCCTTCAGAAGGGTGACCTGGGACCTCTTAATGAGGAACAGAGGAAGTGCACAGATATCATTGTCAAAAGCGGAGAGCGGCTGATGATGATTGTCAATTCCATCATAGAGCATTCCCACATAGAAGAAGGAAGCATGAAAGTAGAAAAGAAGGAGTTCCAGCTGTCCTCTTTGATTGCAGCCATTGAAGCATTCGCAATGCCGCTGGCCAGGAAGAAAAAGATTGAACTGGGCTTCCATCTTGAAACCGGCCTGAGGGATATATACTCGGACGAAAACAAATTGAAAACCATCCTTTATGATCTCATAAGCAACGCGATCAAGTTCACCCCCGAAAAAGGAAGCGTTAGCGTGAGATTCACTTCTGCGGACGATATCACCCTGACAGCCATTATTGAAGATACGGGAATCGGCATTTCCGAAGAAGACCGGAGCAAGTTGTTCAAACCCTTTTCCCAGGTTGACTCATCCCTTACAAGAAATTTTGATGGAGTAGGACTTGGATTATATATTGTAAAGGAGTTCGTGGAAATGCTAGAAGGAAGCATTGAGGTGGAAAGCGAGCCCGGGAAAGGCAGTATATTCAGCTTTACAATACCGGTTGAAAAAAAGCAGGACAAGACAGGCACCTCACTGGTCCCGCCTTCCTGA
- a CDS encoding MarR family transcriptional regulator — translation MDALEEIFGKTAQMTVLKNLIQHRNESTYLSGIAEETGLSHSSVARVIAPLIKTGIVIEKPLGKQIRTFRLNLDNEKTHLILDFYTRLNEK, via the coding sequence ATGGATGCACTGGAAGAGATTTTTGGAAAGACAGCCCAGATGACCGTTCTTAAAAACCTTATACAGCACCGGAACGAATCGACCTATCTTTCCGGCATAGCAGAGGAGACCGGCCTGTCCCATTCCAGTGTCGCGAGGGTCATTGCACCCCTCATCAAAACGGGCATCGTTATAGAGAAGCCACTTGGAAAGCAGATAAGGACCTTCCGCCTGAACCTTGATAACGAGAAGACCCACCTTATACTTGACTTCTATACGAGGCTCAATGAGAAATGA
- a CDS encoding YbjQ family protein produces the protein MLVTTTDGVEGKELEILGVVFGNTVRAKHIGSDIAAGLKNIVGGELKGYSDMLSQARKESYDRMVEEARKMGADAVVNVRFTTSQTMAGAAELLAYGTAVKIKKN, from the coding sequence ATGTTAGTAACAACAACAGACGGAGTAGAAGGTAAAGAACTTGAAATACTCGGCGTGGTCTTTGGAAATACCGTTCGCGCCAAGCACATAGGAAGTGACATTGCAGCAGGCCTGAAGAACATTGTCGGAGGCGAGCTTAAGGGTTATTCGGATATGCTCTCCCAGGCAAGGAAGGAGTCCTATGACAGGATGGTGGAAGAAGCCAGGAAGATGGGTGCCGATGCAGTTGTGAATGTGAGGTTCACCACGTCACAGACCATGGCAGGGGCTGCGGAGCTGCTAGCCTACGGGACAGCTGTGAAGATAAAAAAGAACTGA
- a CDS encoding sensor domain-containing protein, with the protein MFGRTGTAFSLLRRHLRDFVAVAFRKQTYLNFLYLLFTFPLGTAYFVFLVTGLSLGFHLLGIWLGIPILLLVFLAWWEMASFERQLAEWLLGVKIPPMSHTMDKPDSVLDSWVSKLRNPVSWKALLFLLLKFPLGVFSLGVSLFMIAMTVLLFLAPLIGYALVSGPHPAGFHPYSSELSMIAFFSALPVGLLSLHVINLLAGTAGKFAVLMLGVSSKEDGFADQES; encoded by the coding sequence ATGTTTGGGAGAACTGGCACAGCCTTCAGCCTTCTCAGAAGGCACCTGCGTGATTTCGTAGCTGTGGCTTTCAGGAAGCAGACATACCTTAATTTCCTTTACCTGCTGTTCACATTCCCCCTTGGAACGGCTTATTTTGTATTCCTGGTGACCGGCCTGTCGCTGGGATTCCACCTGCTGGGCATCTGGCTGGGTATTCCTATACTGCTGCTTGTTTTCCTTGCATGGTGGGAAATGGCATCCTTTGAAAGGCAGCTTGCAGAATGGCTTCTGGGTGTGAAAATACCACCGATGTCCCACACTATGGATAAGCCGGACAGCGTTCTTGACAGCTGGGTGTCAAAGCTGAGAAACCCCGTGTCATGGAAGGCCCTGCTGTTCTTGCTGCTGAAATTCCCTCTGGGAGTATTCTCGCTGGGTGTATCCCTGTTCATGATAGCAATGACAGTGTTACTGTTCCTGGCACCCCTGATAGGATACGCCCTGGTGTCTGGCCCTCACCCGGCTGGTTTCCATCCTTATTCATCGGAACTTTCCATGATCGCGTTTTTCTCAGCCTTACCGGTGGGGCTGTTATCCCTTCATGTAATAAATCTGCTTGCAGGAACAGCAGGAAAATTTGCAGTGCTGATGCTTGGCGTATCATCTAAAGAGGACGGGTTTGCGGACCAGGAAAGCTGA